One window of the Hyperolius riggenbachi isolate aHypRig1 chromosome 5, aHypRig1.pri, whole genome shotgun sequence genome contains the following:
- the LOC137519481 gene encoding S-antigen protein-like codes for MEGQTVTGELVQERQQRRSGEQSISRGRETRHWVKIKEQVKERGGADTGQVKEGGGADTGQVKERGGADTDQVKERGGADTNHVKERGGADTDQVKERGGADTGQVKERGEADTGQVKERGGADTDQVKERSGADTDQVKERGGADTDQVKERGGADTGQVKERGGADTGQVKERGGADIEQVKERGGADTDQVERGGADTDQVKERGGADTDQVKERGGADTGQVKEGGGEDTGQVKERGGADTEQVKERGGADTDQVKERGGADTGQVSERGGADTDQVKERGGADTGQVKERGGADTGQVKERGGADTGQVERGGADTDQVKEKGGADTGKVKERGGEDTDQVRERGGADTGQVKERGGADTDQVNEKGEADTDQVKERDGADTGQVKEKGGADTGQVKERGGADTGQVKERGGADTGQVKERGGADTDQVKERGGADTDQVRERGGADTDQVRERGGADTDQVKERCGADTDQVKERGGADTGQVKERGGADTGQVKERGGADTDQVKERGGADADQVKERGGADTDQVRERGGADTDQVKERGRADTGQVKERGRADTDQVKERGGADTDQLVARLIGSPTLRSPGVNSC; via the exons GTGAAGGAGAGAGGTGGAGCAGATACTGGCCAGGTGAAGGAGGGAGGTGGAGCAGATACTGGCCAGGTGAAGGAGAGAGGTGGAGCAGATACAGACCAGGTGAAGGAGAGAGGTGGAGCAGATACAAACCATGTGAAGGAGAGAGGTGGAGCAGATACAGACCAGGTGAAGGAGAGAGGTGGAGCAGATACTGGCCAAGTGAAGGAGAGAGGTGAAGCAGATACTGGCCAGGTGAAGGAGAGAGGTGGAGCAGATACAGACCAGGTGAAGGAGAGAAGTGGAGCAGATACAGACCAGGTGAAGGAGAGAGGTGGAGCAGATACAGACCAGGTGAAGGAGAGAGGTGGAGCAGATACTGGCCAGGTGAAGGAGAGAGGTGGAGCAGATACTGGCCAGGTAAAGGAGAGAGGTGGAGCAGATATAGAACAGGTGAAGGAAAGAGGTGGAGCAGATACAGACCAG GTGGAGAGAGGTGGAGCAGATACAGACCAGGTGAAGGAGAGAGGTGGAGCAGATACAGACCAGGTGAAGGAGAGAGGTGGAGCAGATACTGGCCAGGTGAAGGAGGGAGGCGGAGAAGATACTGGCCAGGTGAAGGAGAGAGGTGGAGCAGATACAGAACAGGTGAAAGAGAGAGGTGGAGCAGATACAGACCAGGTGAAGGAGAGAGGTGGAGCAGATACTGGCCAGGTGTCGGAGAGAGGTGGAGCAGATACAGACCAGGTGAAGGAGAGAGGTGGAGCAGATACTGGCCAGGTGAAGGAGAGAGGTGGAGCAGATACTGGCCAGGTGAAGGAGAGAGGTGGAGCAGATACTGGCCAGGTGGAGAGAGGTGGAGCAGATACAGACCAGGTGAAGGAGAAAGGTGGAGCAGATACTGGCAAGGTGAAGGAGAGAGGTGGAGAAGATACAGACCAGGTGAGGGAGAGAGGTGGAGCAGATACTGGCCAGGTGAAGGAGAGAGGTGGAGCAGATACAGACCAGGTGAATGAGAAAGGTGAAGCAGATACAGACCAG GTGAAGGAGAGAGATGGAGCAGATACAGGCCAGGTGAAGGAGAAAGGTGGAGCAGATACTGGCCAGGTGAAGGAGAGAGGTGGAGCAGATACAGGCCAGGTGAAGGAGAGAGGTGGAGCAGATACTGGCCAGGTGAAGGAGAGAGGTGGAGCAGATACAGACCAGGTGAAGGAGAGAGGTGGAGCAGATACAGACCAGGTGAGGGAGAGAGGTGGAGCAGATACAGACCAGGTGAGGGAGAGAGGTGGAGCAGATACAGACCAGGTGAAGGAGAGATGTGGAGCAGATACAGACCAGGTGAAGGAGAGAGGTGGAGCAGATACTGGCCAGGTGAAGGAGAGAGGTGGAGCAGATACTGGCCAGGTGAAGGAGAGAGGTGGAGCAGATACAGACCAGGTGAAGGAGAGAGGTGGAGCAGATGCAGACCAGGTGAAGGAGAGAGGTGGAGCAGATACAGACCAGGTGAGGGAGAGAGGTGGAGCAGATACAGACCAGGTGAAGGAGAGAGGTAGAGCAGATACTGGACAGGTGAAGGAGAGAGGTAGAGCAGATACAGACCAGGTGAAGGAGAGAGGTGGAGCAGATACAGACCAG cttgtaGCTCGTCTCATTGGCTCCCCGACGCTGAGATCTCCTGGTGTCAACTCGTGTTAG